A single window of Sphingobacterium sp. ML3W DNA harbors:
- a CDS encoding efflux RND transporter permease subunit, translating into MISEVFIKRPVTAIVISILIMIVGGISIVSLPISQYPSVAPPTVSVTANYTGADAQTVEQTVTTPIESQINGTPGMLYMSSNSTSNGQSQITVTFEVGTDIDIATLDVQNRVGIAEPALPEAVKRLGVTTRKANTDILMLVSLVSPKGTRDAKFLDNYANLYIKDALLRINGVGEVTAFGQPFSMRVWLDANKLTSLNLTPADISASISEQNLRIPGGSVGSTPQKSDQVFEYPVITDSDLSSVDDFEEIIVKSNTDGSIVLLKDVARVELGQFSYATSTRVNGLVSSGMMVSQTPGGNAVQSAEGIYAALEQLKKSFPDDVDYVVGYETISVVNASIESVIHTLIEALLLVTLVVFFFLQSWRATLIPVLAIPVSIVGTFIFFLLFGFSINNLTLLAFVLAIGIVVDDAIVVVEAVQHYIDHYKMSAADATRRAMKDITAPVIAIALILSAVFVPVGFIPGMVGQLYQQFSITIAVSVMLSAFIALSLTPALCSIMLKPTAVHAEAKGLNKFFYKFNVWFEKATNSYSNGVKHCIKKAPLALIILLCIFIGTGYMFNKKPTGFIPGEDNGMFFAGITLPEGSSTTRTQEILHEVEQELRKDYPEIKDITAIAGINILNRAFQPNVATVFVSLKPWKERTRTANDITGGIMGKYAGYNKARVLAVTPPAIPGLGTSGGFSLMIEDQQTVDIKVFEGVVGKFLAAANQRPEIGMAYTLFNTKTPNYKLSVNREQAKKMGVPISTIYTTISAYLGSSYINDFTRYGRNFRVVSQADQDYRMNIEDINKLYVNNMKGESVPLSSLVTWELVQNPAIINHYNIFRSIEVSGSAAPGFSSGDAIRALQEVAAETLPNGYSYDFSGLALQETKSGNMTIMIFGLCILFVFLLLAALYESWSVPFSILLSVPLGVFGAILTLTLIPTLDNNIYAQIGLVAIIGLAAKNAILIVEFAKERVDIGMNLYDATLDAVKLRLRPIIMTSFAFILGIIPLMLSTGAGAISRQTIGWTVFGGMTAATVLAIFFVPVLFVVITRLAYGKKKLAELEANFDEEKAKNLSAH; encoded by the coding sequence ATGATTTCAGAAGTTTTTATAAAAAGACCCGTCACTGCCATTGTGATTTCCATACTGATTATGATCGTAGGGGGAATTTCAATTGTGTCTTTGCCGATCAGTCAGTATCCATCCGTAGCTCCTCCGACTGTATCGGTTACAGCAAACTATACGGGTGCTGATGCACAAACTGTTGAACAGACAGTTACGACTCCCATTGAGAGTCAAATTAATGGTACTCCAGGCATGCTTTACATGTCTTCTAATAGTACATCGAATGGTCAATCTCAGATAACAGTAACCTTTGAAGTAGGTACCGATATTGATATTGCGACTTTAGATGTACAAAACCGAGTTGGTATTGCCGAACCTGCGCTACCTGAAGCTGTAAAGCGTTTAGGAGTAACAACACGTAAAGCAAACACGGATATTTTGATGTTGGTTTCTCTTGTATCTCCAAAAGGTACACGCGATGCTAAATTCTTGGATAACTATGCCAATTTATATATCAAGGATGCGCTTTTGCGTATCAATGGTGTCGGTGAGGTAACTGCATTTGGACAGCCATTCTCTATGCGTGTTTGGTTAGATGCAAATAAATTAACCAGTTTAAATTTAACACCTGCTGATATATCAGCCTCGATCTCTGAGCAAAATCTAAGAATTCCGGGAGGATCCGTAGGTTCTACACCTCAAAAATCAGATCAGGTATTTGAATATCCAGTAATTACGGATTCCGATTTATCTTCTGTAGACGATTTCGAAGAAATTATTGTTAAATCAAATACGGATGGGTCGATTGTTTTATTAAAAGACGTAGCTCGAGTTGAGTTGGGTCAATTCAGCTATGCCACTAGCACACGTGTAAATGGTTTGGTTTCTTCTGGTATGATGGTTTCCCAAACTCCAGGAGGTAATGCTGTTCAGTCGGCAGAAGGTATTTATGCAGCACTAGAACAGTTGAAAAAATCATTCCCAGATGACGTTGACTATGTAGTAGGTTATGAGACAATCTCTGTTGTAAATGCTTCCATTGAATCCGTTATACATACTCTAATTGAAGCCTTGCTATTGGTAACTTTAGTTGTTTTCTTCTTCTTACAATCTTGGAGAGCAACATTAATTCCAGTGTTAGCGATTCCGGTTTCAATTGTTGGTACATTTATCTTCTTCTTGTTATTTGGTTTCTCCATTAATAACTTGACTTTATTAGCATTCGTACTTGCCATTGGTATTGTGGTGGATGATGCGATTGTGGTCGTAGAGGCGGTACAACATTATATCGATCATTATAAAATGTCAGCCGCGGATGCAACCCGCCGCGCGATGAAAGATATTACAGCTCCTGTTATTGCGATTGCCTTAATTCTTTCAGCAGTATTCGTACCGGTAGGATTCATTCCAGGTATGGTCGGTCAATTGTACCAACAATTCTCCATCACCATTGCCGTTTCGGTTATGTTGTCGGCTTTTATTGCCTTATCATTAACCCCGGCATTATGTTCGATCATGCTAAAACCTACAGCGGTTCACGCTGAAGCGAAAGGTCTTAACAAATTCTTTTACAAGTTTAACGTCTGGTTTGAAAAAGCAACGAACAGTTACTCAAATGGTGTAAAACATTGTATTAAAAAAGCACCATTAGCACTTATTATTTTGCTTTGTATCTTCATTGGTACGGGCTATATGTTCAATAAAAAACCAACTGGATTTATACCAGGCGAAGATAACGGAATGTTCTTTGCGGGTATTACTCTACCAGAGGGCTCTTCTACCACACGTACACAGGAAATTCTACATGAAGTAGAGCAAGAACTACGTAAGGATTATCCGGAGATTAAAGATATTACTGCTATTGCTGGTATCAATATACTTAACCGTGCTTTTCAACCAAACGTAGCAACGGTCTTCGTTTCATTAAAACCTTGGAAAGAGAGAACCCGTACTGCAAACGATATTACGGGTGGTATCATGGGGAAATATGCTGGTTACAATAAAGCTCGCGTACTCGCTGTTACCCCTCCTGCTATTCCAGGTTTAGGTACTTCGGGTGGTTTCAGTTTAATGATTGAAGATCAACAAACTGTTGACATCAAAGTGTTTGAAGGTGTAGTTGGAAAATTCTTAGCTGCAGCAAATCAAAGACCAGAAATCGGAATGGCTTATACGTTATTCAATACGAAAACTCCAAACTACAAACTCTCTGTCAATAGAGAGCAAGCTAAAAAAATGGGGGTTCCGATTTCTACGATCTATACGACTATTTCAGCTTATCTAGGTTCGTCCTATATTAATGATTTCACACGGTACGGACGTAATTTTAGAGTAGTATCACAAGCTGACCAAGATTATCGCATGAATATAGAAGACATTAACAAGCTTTATGTTAATAATATGAAAGGCGAATCTGTTCCTTTAAGTTCATTGGTTACTTGGGAATTGGTGCAAAACCCAGCTATTATCAATCACTACAACATCTTTAGAAGTATCGAGGTTAGTGGTAGTGCTGCTCCTGGATTCTCATCTGGTGACGCCATTAGAGCATTACAAGAGGTTGCAGCAGAAACATTACCAAATGGTTATAGTTATGATTTCTCAGGATTAGCCTTACAAGAGACTAAATCTGGGAATATGACCATCATGATTTTTGGATTATGTATCTTATTTGTGTTCTTGCTATTGGCAGCCCTTTATGAAAGTTGGTCTGTACCATTCTCCATTTTATTATCGGTTCCACTTGGCGTGTTTGGGGCAATTTTGACTTTAACTTTGATACCGACTTTGGATAACAATATATATGCTCAAATTGGTTTAGTTGCTATTATCGGTTTGGCCGCGAAGAATGCTATTCTAATCGTTGAGTTTGCCAAAGAACGTGTAGATATCGGTATGAACTTATACGATGCAACATTAGATGCCGTTAAACTTCGTCTTCGACCAATTATCATGACATCATTTGCTTTTATCTTGGGTATCATTCCTTTGATGCTTTCTACAGGTGCTGGAGCCATTTCTCGTCAAACTATTGGTTGGACAGTGTTTGGTGGTATGACTGCGGCGACAGTTTTAGCTATCTTTTTTGTACCCGTGCTGTTCGTTGTGATTACACGATTAGCATATGGTAAGAAGAAATTAGCCGAATTGGAAGCGAATTTTGATGAAGAAAAAGCGAAGAATTTATCTGCGCATTAA
- a CDS encoding M60 family metallopeptidase yields MKLKFITLLLFASSISILHAQSAKDYADAYHDLQVFETPLAVKLKKGVKKSDLNKIKNPQVKATAISLLNNQYDQKYRFAEYKPVLSPTALGHSLMIGDGYSKYENMTGIYLPIGRHIISVDHISPENNVKLIVPNWNRRAPEGTDPTKDPKGWGIVKQEFKLNNGINIIDVKNFDGLAYIDYFSDEPTKETPISVHFIGSQVNGYFDIAKNNDQDWDNLIDHAVYPIIDAKGKHIQIAYPTADIKKYAYGKGVELISNYDSLIYRQHRIMGLIKYNKVPDNKILSRVNYNYYMFRDGDGVAYMGTEPGNAMPLVVDPARVIKGDPCWGFSHEVGHVHQLRPYLNWGGLGEVSNNIFSLYVTTSYGNKSRLSEQGNYKKSRASIIDGKISYLQDPDVFNRLVPFWQLQLYFANQGNNPNFYPDLFEAFRKQNPERRSRRGDGQVMGGRGNNPAVHQLNFVKTASEVSKLDLTDFFDLYGFFHVDKFTYDDYGTYTYEMTQEMVDMCKQEIKKLNFPKPSMDISTLAD; encoded by the coding sequence ATGAAGCTAAAATTTATTACCTTACTATTATTCGCTAGTAGCATAAGCATTCTGCATGCACAATCTGCCAAAGATTATGCAGATGCTTATCATGACTTACAAGTATTTGAGACCCCTCTAGCCGTTAAGCTAAAAAAAGGAGTCAAAAAATCTGATTTGAATAAAATCAAAAATCCGCAGGTTAAAGCAACTGCAATCTCCTTACTTAATAATCAATATGACCAAAAGTATCGGTTTGCAGAATACAAACCAGTCCTAAGTCCTACTGCCTTAGGACATAGCTTAATGATCGGTGATGGCTATAGTAAATATGAAAACATGACAGGAATCTATCTTCCGATAGGTCGTCATATTATATCTGTTGACCATATCTCTCCCGAAAATAATGTTAAATTGATTGTTCCTAATTGGAACCGTCGTGCTCCTGAAGGAACAGATCCCACCAAAGACCCAAAGGGATGGGGTATCGTGAAGCAAGAATTTAAGCTTAACAATGGAATCAATATCATTGATGTAAAGAACTTTGATGGATTGGCTTATATTGACTATTTCTCCGATGAACCGACAAAAGAAACCCCTATATCTGTGCATTTCATAGGAAGTCAAGTAAATGGTTATTTTGATATCGCCAAAAATAATGATCAAGATTGGGATAACTTAATCGATCACGCCGTTTATCCCATCATTGATGCAAAAGGTAAACATATTCAAATTGCATACCCTACTGCTGACATCAAAAAATATGCTTATGGTAAAGGCGTTGAGCTAATCAGTAACTATGACTCTCTGATTTACAGACAACATCGTATTATGGGACTTATTAAATACAATAAGGTACCAGATAATAAAATTCTTTCACGTGTAAATTATAATTATTATATGTTTCGTGATGGTGACGGTGTTGCCTATATGGGTACTGAGCCAGGTAATGCTATGCCACTTGTTGTAGATCCGGCTCGCGTAATCAAAGGGGACCCGTGTTGGGGTTTTTCACATGAAGTCGGCCATGTACACCAATTAAGACCTTATCTCAATTGGGGAGGACTGGGTGAAGTGAGCAACAATATTTTCTCACTCTATGTAACCACTTCTTACGGCAATAAAAGTCGTCTTTCAGAGCAAGGGAATTACAAAAAGTCCAGAGCAAGCATCATTGATGGCAAAATAAGCTACTTACAGGACCCAGATGTATTCAATCGCTTAGTGCCTTTCTGGCAATTGCAATTGTATTTTGCAAATCAGGGCAACAATCCTAATTTCTATCCCGATCTATTTGAAGCCTTCCGCAAGCAGAATCCAGAGCGTAGAAGCAGGCGTGGTGACGGTCAAGTTATGGGCGGTCGTGGAAACAACCCAGCTGTCCATCAGTTAAATTTCGTAAAAACTGCATCCGAGGTTTCAAAACTTGATCTGACAGATTTCTTTGATCTGTATGGCTTCTTTCATGTAGACAAATTTACGTACGATGATTACGGCACCTATACATATGAAATGACCCAAGAAATGGTTGACATGTGTAAACAGGAAATTAAAAAGCTGAATTTCCCTAAACCAAGTATGGATATCTCGACTTTAGCAGATTAA
- the glmM gene encoding phosphoglucosamine mutase, whose product MTLIKSISGIRGTIGGRSGEGLTPIDIVKFTAAYGKIIVKQTGINKIVVGRDARVSGEMVSNLVIGTLQSIGVDVIDLGLSTTPTVEIAVPKENAGGGIILTASHNPGQWNALKLLNAKGEFINDEEGKEVLALGESLDFDFAEFDNLGSVTKDTSYMQKHIDDVLALDLVDVEAIKNANFKIAVDAVNSTGGLFIPALLKALGVETIYTIHCEPDGHFQHNPEPLKENLRDLSKAVLDNGADLGIAVDPDVDRLVFMMEDGDLFGEEYTLVAVADYILQHTKGNTVSNLSSTRALRDVTVKHGGQYFAAAVGEVNVVTKMKEVNAVIGGEGNGGVIYPASHYGRDALVGVAIFLTHLAKLGKKVSTYRAELPQYFMSKNKITLTPELDIDDLLAKMQEKYKDEEHSIVDGLKIDFENEWVHLRKSNTEPIIRIYSEGPTAEAAEAIAQKIMTEIEAITK is encoded by the coding sequence ATGACTTTAATTAAATCAATATCTGGTATTAGAGGTACCATTGGTGGTCGTTCTGGAGAAGGGTTGACTCCAATCGATATCGTGAAATTCACAGCAGCTTATGGTAAAATCATTGTGAAACAGACTGGCATCAATAAAATTGTTGTAGGTCGCGATGCTCGAGTTTCTGGTGAAATGGTCAGTAATTTGGTTATTGGTACATTACAAAGCATTGGTGTAGATGTAATTGATCTCGGTTTATCCACAACACCTACCGTTGAGATTGCAGTACCTAAGGAAAATGCAGGTGGGGGGATTATTTTAACTGCTTCTCATAACCCAGGACAATGGAATGCCCTGAAATTGTTAAATGCAAAGGGTGAATTTATCAATGATGAAGAAGGTAAAGAAGTATTAGCCTTGGGTGAAAGTTTAGATTTTGACTTTGCTGAATTTGATAACTTAGGTTCCGTAACGAAAGACACTAGTTATATGCAGAAGCATATAGACGATGTATTAGCACTAGATCTTGTTGATGTTGAAGCAATAAAAAATGCAAACTTCAAAATTGCAGTTGATGCTGTCAACAGTACTGGAGGTTTATTTATTCCAGCTTTGCTTAAAGCTTTAGGTGTCGAAACTATTTATACAATCCATTGTGAGCCGGACGGTCATTTTCAGCATAATCCCGAACCATTAAAAGAAAATCTAAGGGATCTTTCCAAAGCCGTATTAGATAATGGTGCCGATTTGGGAATTGCAGTAGATCCAGATGTAGACCGTTTGGTTTTCATGATGGAGGATGGAGATTTATTTGGAGAAGAGTATACCTTAGTAGCTGTAGCAGATTATATTTTACAACATACAAAAGGAAATACAGTCTCCAATTTATCATCAACTAGAGCTTTGCGTGATGTAACGGTGAAACATGGTGGTCAATATTTTGCAGCAGCAGTCGGAGAAGTGAATGTTGTGACTAAAATGAAAGAAGTAAATGCGGTGATTGGAGGAGAGGGTAATGGCGGTGTTATTTATCCAGCATCCCACTACGGACGTGATGCATTGGTGGGTGTTGCAATATTTTTAACGCATCTGGCGAAATTAGGTAAAAAAGTCTCTACATACAGAGCTGAGTTACCGCAATATTTCATGTCTAAAAACAAGATTACGCTAACCCCTGAATTGGATATCGATGACCTATTGGCCAAAATGCAGGAAAAATATAAAGATGAAGAACACTCCATTGTTGACGGATTGAAGATCGATTTTGAAAACGAATGGGTTCATTTACGGAAATCTAATACAGAACCTATTATTCGTATTTATTCCGAAGGTCCTACTGCAGAAGCTGCAGAAGCTATTGCACAAAAAATAATGACAGAGATTGAAGCAATCACGAAATAA
- a CDS encoding phosphatase PAP2 family protein, translating to MIDQIVHIDQEIFLAINQGLSNPVFDWLLPILRNPYTWAPLYLFLVIFFIKTYGKTGILIVVMTLATFGASDAISSHVIKKTVKRVRPCNDIEFKEDVNIRVRCGSGFSFTSSHATNHFALAFFWIVLFRRKWKHAMWLCITWATLISVSQIYVGVHYPFDILCGAILGILIGLATGYIFKKIMPTFFNPVIAK from the coding sequence ATGATTGACCAAATTGTACATATAGATCAGGAAATTTTTTTAGCCATCAACCAAGGATTAAGTAATCCGGTTTTTGACTGGCTACTTCCTATTTTACGCAATCCATATACTTGGGCACCATTATACTTATTTTTAGTGATTTTCTTCATTAAGACTTATGGTAAAACAGGCATTCTGATTGTCGTAATGACTCTTGCTACATTCGGTGCATCTGATGCTATATCGTCACATGTGATAAAAAAAACAGTCAAACGAGTAAGGCCTTGTAATGACATCGAATTCAAAGAAGATGTCAATATACGAGTAAGATGTGGCTCTGGATTCAGCTTTACCTCCTCCCATGCGACCAATCATTTTGCTTTGGCATTTTTCTGGATCGTTCTATTTAGAAGGAAATGGAAACATGCGATGTGGCTATGTATCACATGGGCTACATTAATCTCGGTATCCCAAATCTATGTAGGTGTCCACTATCCATTCGATATCCTCTGTGGCGCCATTTTAGGCATCCTTATTGGTCTTGCAACCGGATACATCTTTAAAAAAATCATGCCAACATTCTTTAATCCCGTAATAGCGAAATGA
- a CDS encoding ZIP family metal transporter, whose translation MSAIILVSILFFSALASGLAVFFVKRNNTNLLKLILSFSGAYLFAITVLHLIPHVYQTRTTDAEVLGIYVLGGFLFQLVLEQFSQGIEHGHLHQDEGHQHAFPMGIMISLCLHAFLEGMPLAATHQTELVFGIAIHHIPAAFALGSLLISTHLSKKKITTLLVIFAAMTPLGFSFSKAISTGEIGNIHQYFDKIMAVVIGIFLHISTTILFESGSADHHKFNKKKMIAVFVGVAIALMNFLFDGHDHSHPSSDSQEINHNHDHSHDHDH comes from the coding sequence ATGAGCGCAATCATCTTAGTCAGTATTCTATTCTTCTCCGCATTAGCAAGTGGTTTAGCCGTATTTTTTGTCAAAAGGAATAATACTAATTTACTTAAATTAATATTATCTTTCAGTGGTGCATATTTATTCGCAATCACTGTATTACACCTCATACCGCACGTATATCAAACACGTACTACAGATGCTGAAGTCTTAGGTATATATGTATTGGGAGGATTTTTGTTTCAACTTGTCTTAGAGCAATTTTCACAAGGAATTGAACATGGGCATCTGCATCAAGACGAAGGCCATCAACATGCCTTTCCTATGGGAATCATGATTAGTTTATGTCTTCATGCATTCTTAGAAGGGATGCCATTGGCTGCGACACATCAAACAGAGCTTGTCTTTGGCATTGCAATTCATCATATTCCGGCAGCATTTGCTTTAGGAAGTTTATTAATTAGCACACATCTTTCCAAAAAGAAGATTACAACCCTTTTAGTAATCTTTGCAGCCATGACTCCACTAGGTTTCTCTTTTAGTAAAGCAATCAGTACCGGAGAAATTGGTAATATTCATCAATATTTCGATAAGATTATGGCCGTAGTTATTGGTATATTTCTACATATATCAACAACGATTTTATTCGAGTCAGGATCTGCTGACCACCATAAATTCAATAAAAAGAAAATGATAGCCGTCTTTGTTGGTGTTGCGATTGCATTGATGAATTTCTTATTCGATGGACATGACCATAGTCATCCATCTTCAGATAGCCAAGAGATCAATCACAATCATGATCACAGTCATGACCATGATCATTAA
- a CDS encoding MarR family winged helix-turn-helix transcriptional regulator, with protein sequence MKIDEAIQVKKFSTEWQRATVNLLYTSNWVTAVLEKRAEQKQITLRQFNVLRILRGQFPNPVTNNLIKSRMLTNTPDISRLIDRLVLKGLVDRCKSNADKRAVNLLITETGLQVLEELEQDMLLSDMLPNHLTESDCKLLNELLDKFRGGLESDVKNF encoded by the coding sequence ATGAAAATTGATGAAGCCATACAAGTGAAAAAATTTAGTACAGAGTGGCAGCGTGCCACGGTTAACCTACTGTACACAAGTAATTGGGTCACTGCCGTTTTGGAAAAAAGGGCAGAGCAGAAGCAAATAACTTTACGTCAATTCAATGTTCTTCGCATATTACGAGGGCAATTTCCAAATCCTGTTACCAATAATTTAATTAAATCTCGAATGTTGACGAATACGCCAGATATTTCCAGATTAATAGACCGCTTAGTCTTAAAAGGATTGGTCGATCGTTGTAAATCTAACGCAGATAAACGAGCTGTAAATCTCTTGATTACAGAAACAGGACTTCAGGTTTTGGAAGAATTAGAACAAGATATGCTCTTGAGTGATATGCTGCCAAATCATCTTACCGAATCAGATTGTAAGCTATTAAATGAACTCCTTGACAAATTCCGAGGAGGTTTAGAATCCGACGTTAAAAACTTTTAA
- a CDS encoding ferrous iron transport protein A: protein MRDKSSLDKLKKGEKAVIVDLNSNEIPPKFYEMGFLPGTEIEVKHIAPLNGPICLNIIASNSLIAIRKSEAKVIIIDPK from the coding sequence ATGCGCGATAAATCTAGTTTAGACAAGCTAAAAAAGGGAGAGAAGGCGGTAATAGTGGATTTGAATTCGAACGAAATTCCTCCTAAGTTTTATGAAATGGGGTTCCTACCTGGAACTGAAATTGAAGTCAAACATATTGCTCCTCTAAATGGTCCGATCTGTCTGAATATAATTGCTAGTAACTCATTGATTGCTATCAGAAAATCTGAAGCCAAAGTAATCATTATCGATCCAAAATAA
- the feoB gene encoding ferrous iron transport protein B, giving the protein MNNPIIALLGNPNVGKTSLFNRITKLNQKVGNYPGITVEKREGSLTANNKTYKIIDLPGTYTLFPSSLDEEVVFNTLVDQNNKLKPNLIVVVGEPSNLKRSIILYQQARELGLPAIFVINMIDEATTKGIHIDISKLESLLKTRIFQTNARTGVGIDKLISAFDSIPPIYIGNFDIPEQHALALAEAKKLFPLESEYNTWQYLAKGNIEFFSKETNDKLENIRGKHKITPQILQKEESIQRNKNLEQSLSSIISKDSGLKSITNAIDKILLHPILGYIIFFGVLFLIFQGIYNWSGPAMDFIDMQFGDLAAYVQSVLPAGPLPDLLSNGIIKGIGGIVIFVPQIVILYIFISLMEETGYMSRVVFLMDRWLRPFGLNGKSVIPLISGVACAVPAVMSARNIENSKERLVTMLVTPFMTCSARLPIYIVIIGLVIPESTFLGFNIQGIILFALYILGILAALGSAWLLNKIIKTKHKSFLIFELPTYKFPDWKNLLLNVWDKSSSFVFGAGKIILAISVILWALGSFGPGDKFKNAEEIVTQNNPTLSEEDLSHEISSYKVEHSYLGYLGMVIEPIVEPLGYDWKMGIGLISSFAAREVFVGTMATVYSIGDDADIEDDASKRTILSKMRAEVNKNTGLPAYNLASGVSLLLFYAFAMQCMSTIAIVKKETASWKWTLIQTGFMTGLAYIAALIAYQTLK; this is encoded by the coding sequence ATGAACAATCCTATTATTGCACTTTTGGGTAATCCAAATGTGGGTAAAACATCCTTGTTTAATCGTATTACCAAACTCAATCAGAAAGTTGGAAATTATCCTGGTATAACGGTTGAAAAACGCGAGGGCTCGCTAACAGCAAATAATAAAACCTACAAGATCATCGATTTACCAGGTACCTATACTTTATTTCCGAGCTCCTTGGATGAAGAGGTGGTATTCAATACTTTGGTGGATCAAAATAATAAACTGAAACCAAACTTAATCGTTGTAGTCGGAGAACCATCCAACTTAAAAAGGTCTATCATTCTTTACCAACAAGCTAGAGAACTGGGGTTACCTGCCATTTTCGTTATCAATATGATAGATGAGGCAACAACGAAAGGTATACATATTGATATCTCAAAACTTGAATCTTTATTAAAGACAAGAATTTTTCAAACAAATGCGCGAACTGGCGTAGGAATTGATAAATTAATTTCGGCTTTCGATTCAATACCTCCCATATATATCGGAAACTTTGACATTCCTGAGCAGCATGCTTTGGCACTTGCAGAGGCAAAAAAGCTTTTCCCATTAGAGAGTGAATACAATACATGGCAATATTTAGCTAAAGGAAATATCGAGTTCTTCTCAAAAGAGACAAATGATAAGCTAGAGAATATTAGGGGAAAACATAAAATCACGCCACAGATCCTTCAAAAAGAAGAGTCAATCCAAAGAAATAAGAACTTAGAACAATCGCTAAGCTCCATAATTTCAAAAGATTCAGGTTTGAAAAGCATAACAAATGCAATTGATAAAATTTTACTACACCCCATATTAGGCTACATAATATTCTTTGGAGTTCTATTTTTAATATTTCAAGGTATCTACAATTGGTCTGGCCCAGCTATGGATTTCATTGATATGCAATTTGGAGATTTAGCGGCCTATGTGCAAAGTGTGCTACCAGCAGGCCCCCTACCTGACTTATTATCAAACGGTATCATCAAAGGTATCGGTGGTATTGTAATTTTTGTTCCGCAAATTGTTATTCTGTATATTTTCATTTCATTGATGGAAGAAACGGGCTATATGAGTCGTGTTGTATTCCTTATGGACCGTTGGTTACGTCCCTTTGGTTTGAACGGAAAGTCGGTCATCCCGCTTATATCTGGTGTTGCCTGTGCTGTTCCTGCTGTTATGTCTGCACGAAATATTGAAAACAGTAAAGAGCGCTTAGTGACCATGTTGGTTACACCATTCATGACCTGCTCTGCTCGTCTACCAATCTATATTGTTATCATCGGCTTAGTAATACCAGAAAGTACCTTTCTAGGTTTCAATATTCAGGGTATTATTCTATTTGCCCTTTATATTTTAGGTATTTTAGCCGCACTAGGTTCGGCATGGTTACTCAATAAAATAATTAAAACAAAACATAAGTCTTTCTTAATTTTTGAATTACCGACATATAAATTCCCCGATTGGAAAAATTTACTCTTAAATGTTTGGGATAAGTCATCAAGCTTTGTATTTGGAGCTGGTAAGATAATTTTAGCAATTTCTGTCATACTTTGGGCATTAGGAAGTTTTGGTCCTGGTGATAAATTTAAAAATGCAGAAGAAATCGTTACTCAAAATAATCCTACTTTATCTGAAGAAGACTTAAGTCATGAAATTTCTTCCTATAAAGTGGAACACTCTTATTTAGGCTATCTAGGCATGGTAATTGAGCCTATTGTAGAGCCTTTGGGCTATGATTGGAAAATGGGAATTGGTTTAATTTCTTCATTTGCCGCACGTGAAGTTTTTGTTGGTACAATGGCTACAGTATATAGTATTGGTGACGATGCTGATATTGAAGATGATGCCTCGAAAAGAACAATCTTGAGTAAAATGAGAGCTGAGGTTAACAAGAATACTGGTTTACCTGCTTACAATTTAGCTTCAGGTGTTTCTCTATTGCTATTTTACGCTTTTGCAATGCAATGTATGAGTACAATTGCAATTGTAAAGAAAGAAACGGCTTCTTGGAAGTGGACTTTGATTCAAACAGGATTTATGACGGGTCTTGCCTATATTGCGGCTTTAATCGCATATCAAACTCTAAAATAA